A genomic segment from Orientia tsutsugamushi str. Boryong encodes:
- the mlaD gene encoding outer membrane lipid asymmetry maintenance protein MlaD: protein MQYSYLETFVGFCVMLFVTLCIYFGYKTYNDYYIKDNNFKTVFATFQNVEGLNKGSSVFVSGIKIGTVEKLTLVPSSFDVAAELKLSADINLPNDSQAIIMNRGLLGEKYITIIPGVEENYIADKGEIHFTQSAINVERMIGKVFSELFGSNYFKISSSRH from the coding sequence ATGCAGTATAGTTATTTAGAAACATTTGTAGGCTTTTGTGTGATGCTATTTGTTACACTATGCATATATTTTGGTTATAAAACATATAATGATTATTATATAAAAGATAATAATTTTAAAACTGTTTTTGCTACTTTTCAGAATGTTGAAGGATTAAACAAGGGGAGTAGTGTATTCGTATCTGGTATTAAGATTGGTACAGTTGAAAAATTAACTCTAGTGCCATCATCTTTTGATGTAGCTGCAGAGTTAAAACTATCTGCCGATATAAATCTTCCTAATGATTCCCAGGCAATAATTATGAACCGCGGACTACTAGGCGAGAAGTATATTACTATTATTCCTGGAGTAGAGGAAAATTATATTGCAGACAAAGGGGAAATACATTTTACACAATCAGCTATAAATGTTGAAAGAATGATTGGCAAAGTATTCTCTGAACTTTTTGGCAGTAATTATTTTAAAATCTCTTCTAGCAGGCATTAA
- the hisS gene encoding histidine--tRNA ligase yields the protein MSIKLQPVKGSKDLLPEEFGKHDYIISVSRNLSKLYGFQPISTPIIEYTEIFNRTLGKDSDVLSKEMYVFLDKGNRSVSLRPEFTASIMRAVIYNNLQNKKLPLKYFSSGPAFRYDNPQAGRQRQFHQINLECIGDGSPFSDAEIVLLAYDILKKLNLVDKVNLEINSLGCMESRAKYQQALVEYFSKYRTELSQDSQSRLIENPLRILDSKNLHDKKISASAPSIHDYYTIEARGYFDKVLEYLEFCGIKYTINANLVRGLDYYCHTVFEYVSTQIGAQSTVLGGGRYDGLFEQMGGKLASGKKMLPAIGFAAGIERLALLTNYTPVDVRPIVIIPVDEEYHQHGIILLQKLRNNNITTVIDLQDSISKRLNRANHIKASKVIFIGAIEMREQSYRIKDLDTSNECVIIHNELLSYLQNNCS from the coding sequence ATGTCAATCAAATTACAGCCAGTTAAAGGTAGCAAAGATTTACTACCTGAAGAATTTGGAAAACATGACTACATTATTAGCGTTTCTAGGAATTTAAGTAAGTTATATGGATTTCAACCTATATCTACTCCAATCATAGAATACACAGAAATATTTAACCGTACTTTAGGTAAAGACTCAGATGTTCTTAGTAAAGAGATGTACGTTTTTCTTGATAAAGGAAATCGTAGTGTTAGTTTAAGGCCAGAATTTACTGCGAGTATTATGCGTGCAGTTATCTATAATAATCTACAAAATAAAAAACTACCATTAAAATATTTTTCATCAGGACCAGCATTTAGGTATGATAATCCTCAAGCTGGTAGACAGCGTCAATTTCATCAAATCAATTTGGAGTGTATTGGTGATGGCTCTCCATTTAGTGATGCAGAAATAGTTCTGCTAGCTTATGATATATTAAAAAAATTAAATTTAGTTGATAAAGTAAACTTAGAAATAAATTCACTTGGCTGCATGGAATCAAGAGCAAAATATCAACAGGCTTTGGTTGAGTATTTTAGTAAATACAGAACTGAATTATCACAAGATAGTCAAAGTCGTCTTATTGAAAATCCACTGCGAATTTTAGATTCTAAAAATTTGCATGATAAAAAAATATCTGCATCAGCACCTAGTATACATGATTATTACACTATTGAAGCTAGAGGTTACTTTGATAAAGTGCTAGAATATTTAGAATTTTGTGGTATTAAATATACTATAAATGCTAATTTAGTACGTGGGTTAGATTATTACTGTCATACAGTTTTTGAGTATGTATCAACTCAAATTGGAGCTCAATCTACTGTTTTGGGAGGAGGGAGATATGATGGACTATTCGAACAAATGGGAGGTAAATTAGCAAGTGGCAAAAAAATGTTACCTGCTATTGGTTTTGCTGCTGGAATAGAAAGATTAGCACTTTTAACTAATTATACCCCAGTGGATGTAAGACCTATAGTTATTATACCAGTAGATGAAGAATATCACCAACACGGTATTATATTGCTGCAAAAATTAAGAAATAATAATATTACAACTGTAATTGATTTGCAGGACAGCATTTCAAAAAGATTAAATCGAGCTAATCACATTAAGGCAAGTAAGGTAATATTTATTGGAGCAATCGAAATGCGAGAACAAAGTTATAGAATCAAAGACTTAGATACTAGTAATGAATGTGTAATAATACATAATGAACTACTTAGCTATTTGCAAAATAACTGCTCTTAA
- the nusB gene encoding transcription antitermination factor NusB: MFYYMIKINTKTITRIASIQGVYSYQILDSEPTIDSIIDFIITYYKDKSSLEDLELDSAIPCFKLRTNYLTKLVNETIDNLETIDMIISSYLADNWQIKDLHLILLSILRVATCELKFFTSTPYKVVINEFTNIASDFVKESEIGFVNSLLEKISFNVRTNF; encoded by the coding sequence TTGTTCTATTATATGATTAAGATTAATACTAAGACTATAACTAGAATTGCGAGCATTCAAGGAGTTTATAGTTACCAAATTTTAGACTCAGAGCCTACAATAGATTCTATAATAGATTTTATTATTACATATTATAAAGATAAAAGTTCTTTAGAAGATCTTGAATTAGATTCTGCTATACCTTGCTTTAAGCTAAGGACAAATTATCTAACAAAGTTAGTGAATGAAACTATAGATAACTTAGAAACCATTGATATGATAATTTCCTCTTATCTTGCTGACAATTGGCAAATTAAAGACTTACATTTAATTTTACTATCAATTTTACGTGTTGCTACTTGTGAATTAAAATTTTTTACTAGTACTCCATATAAAGTCGTGATCAATGAGTTTACAAATATAGCTAGTGATTTTGTTAAAGAAAGTGAAATTGGCTTTGTTAACTCTTTATTAGAAAAAATTAGTTTCAATGTACGAACAAATTTCTAA
- a CDS encoding glutathione S-transferase family protein, which yields MRKVYYYPLCPFSRQLRIILKEVDSVFTLIKEEFWLKKKEFITLNPNGKLPVLIETSGLVVYDIFTIIEYLREIEPNFHFICNEPEKNVAIRKLFTWFNDKFYHEVTKIILDEKLIKFLKNYGSPRSDLLKIAKTSQKVHFNFIANLLQSNSYLAGDQVTIADIAAASHISVIDYFNEVIWDYYPSVKNWYVLIKSRPSFKPLLQDYTPGFFPPKYYAELDF from the coding sequence ATGAGAAAAGTATATTATTATCCTTTATGTCCTTTTTCAAGACAACTGCGAATTATATTAAAGGAAGTAGATTCAGTATTTACTTTGATAAAGGAAGAATTTTGGTTAAAGAAAAAGGAATTTATTACTCTTAACCCAAATGGCAAATTGCCTGTGTTAATTGAAACATCAGGATTAGTAGTATATGATATTTTTACTATTATTGAATATCTAAGGGAAATTGAACCAAACTTTCATTTTATATGCAATGAGCCAGAAAAAAATGTCGCAATTAGAAAGCTGTTTACTTGGTTTAATGATAAATTTTATCATGAAGTCACAAAAATAATATTAGATGAAAAATTAATTAAATTTTTAAAAAATTACGGTTCACCAAGATCTGATTTGCTAAAAATAGCAAAAACAAGTCAAAAAGTTCATTTTAATTTTATTGCCAATCTTTTACAATCAAATTCATATTTAGCCGGAGATCAAGTAACTATTGCAGATATTGCTGCAGCTAGTCATATCTCAGTAATTGATTATTTTAACGAAGTTATTTGGGATTATTATCCCAGCGTGAAAAACTGGTATGTATTGATAAAGTCTAGGCCTAGTTTTAAGCCTTTATTACAAGATTATACTCCTGGTTTTTTCCCGCCTAAATATTATGCTGAACTAGATTTTTAA
- a CDS encoding HD domain-containing protein codes for MNYVNQFRKRSNVRFNTEIDLDKVEKAIFYAQKYHGQQKRDTGELYYTHQLEVAYMVSDYSFETDTIITAILHDTLEDTTLTKEIISQEFGNNIAEQVSDLTRIKDNQKISSGEMIQTFYRQNKIELLLIKLFDRFHNIQTVSIKPYEKRQKIVIETQQEFIPLAQYLKLPEIAIELNKYCELYAS; via the coding sequence TTGAACTATGTTAACCAGTTTCGAAAGAGGTCTAATGTAAGATTTAATACTGAAATTGATCTTGATAAAGTTGAAAAAGCTATATTTTATGCCCAAAAATATCATGGTCAGCAAAAGCGAGATACTGGAGAACTATACTACACACATCAATTAGAAGTAGCTTATATGGTATCAGACTACAGCTTTGAAACTGATACAATTATTACAGCAATACTACATGATACACTCGAAGACACAACACTAACCAAAGAAATAATAAGTCAAGAATTTGGTAATAATATTGCAGAACAGGTTTCAGACCTCACCAGAATTAAGGATAATCAAAAAATCAGTTCTGGAGAAATGATTCAAACATTTTATAGGCAAAATAAAATAGAACTATTATTAATTAAGCTTTTCGATCGATTCCATAATATTCAGACTGTATCAATAAAACCTTATGAAAAAAGACAAAAAATCGTCATTGAAACTCAGCAAGAATTTATACCTCTTGCTCAATACCTTAAACTACCAGAGATTGCCATAGAGCTAAATAAATACTGTGAGCTTTATGCTAGTTAG